The following proteins come from a genomic window of Streptomyces sp. NBC_00539:
- a CDS encoding TetR/AcrR family transcriptional regulator has product MTEPPVNEPSTTEPPPRRRRGPGRPRQDEADEGPGTQERIRAAARAEFAARGYDKTSVRGIAKAAGVDPALVHHYFGSKDDLFAAAIELTLEPALVAPRILEGGPDGIGERLARYFLGVWENPATRVPLLAVIRSALTHEAAAKVLRRLILRRVLERVAAELNVPDPTFRAELAASHMIGIVILRYVVQVEPLASAEPEAIIALVAPTLQRYLTED; this is encoded by the coding sequence ATGACCGAGCCCCCCGTGAACGAGCCGTCCACGACCGAGCCGCCGCCCCGCCGGCGCCGCGGCCCCGGCCGCCCCCGCCAGGACGAGGCCGACGAGGGCCCCGGCACCCAGGAGCGCATCCGCGCCGCCGCCCGCGCCGAGTTCGCGGCGCGCGGCTACGACAAGACCTCCGTACGCGGCATCGCGAAGGCCGCCGGCGTCGACCCGGCCCTGGTGCACCACTACTTCGGCAGCAAGGACGACCTCTTCGCCGCCGCGATCGAACTGACCCTGGAGCCCGCCCTCGTCGCCCCGCGGATCCTCGAAGGCGGCCCGGACGGCATCGGCGAGCGCCTCGCCCGCTACTTCCTCGGCGTGTGGGAGAACCCCGCCACCCGGGTGCCGCTGCTCGCCGTCATCCGGTCGGCGCTCACCCACGAGGCGGCGGCGAAGGTGCTGCGCCGGCTCATCCTGCGCCGGGTCCTGGAGCGGGTCGCCGCCGAGCTCAACGTGCCCGACCCCACTTTCCGCGCGGAGCTCGCCGCCTCCCACATGATCGGCATCGTGATCCTGCGCTACGTCGTCCAGGTCGAGCCCCTCGCGTCCGCCGAACCGGAGGCGATCATCGCCCTCGTAGCCCCTACGCTGCAGCGTTATCTGACCGAGGACTGA
- the ilvD gene encoding dihydroxy-acid dehydratase has protein sequence MPELRSRTVTHGRNMAGARALMRASGVASADIGKPIIAVANSFTEFVPGHTHLAPVGRIVSDAIRAAGAIPREFNTIAVDDGIAMGHAGMLYSLPSRDLIADSVEYMVEAHCADALICISNCDKITPGMLMAAMRLNIPVVFVSGGPMEAGQATLVDGTVRKLDLIDAMVDASNENVSDEDILRIEENACPTCGSCSGMFTANSMNCLAEAIGLALPGNGSVLATHTARRALYEDAGRTVVEITKRYYEQDDASVLPRNIATRQAFENAMALDIAMGGSTNTILHLLAAAQEAGLDYDLTDIDEVSRRVPCLAKVAPNVAPGGTYYMEDVHRAGGIPAILGELHRGGLLNKDVTTVHSENLEDWLATWDARSGTASEEAMELWHAAPGCKRSATAFSQSERWDSLDLDAEGGCIRSVQHAYSKDGGLAVLRGNLAADGCVVKTAGVDESIWTFEGPAVVCESQDEAVDKILRKEIEPGDVVVIRYEGPRGGPGMQEMLYPTSFLKGRGLGKVCALVTDGRFSGGTSGLSIGHASPEAASGGTIALVEDGDRIRIDIPNRSIELLVSDEELAARREALGGVYAPKDRERKVSAALRAYAAMATSADKGAVRDVSRLG, from the coding sequence ATGCCCGAGCTGAGGTCCCGCACCGTCACCCACGGCCGCAACATGGCAGGCGCACGCGCGCTGATGCGCGCCTCGGGCGTAGCGAGCGCGGACATCGGGAAGCCGATCATCGCGGTCGCCAACTCGTTCACCGAGTTCGTCCCCGGCCACACCCACCTCGCCCCGGTCGGCCGGATCGTCTCCGACGCCATCCGCGCCGCGGGCGCCATCCCGCGCGAGTTCAACACCATCGCCGTGGACGACGGCATCGCGATGGGCCACGCCGGCATGCTCTACTCCCTGCCGTCCCGCGACCTGATCGCGGACTCCGTGGAGTACATGGTGGAGGCGCACTGCGCCGACGCCCTGATCTGCATCTCCAACTGCGACAAGATCACCCCCGGCATGCTGATGGCCGCGATGCGCCTCAACATCCCGGTCGTCTTCGTCTCCGGCGGCCCCATGGAGGCCGGGCAGGCCACCCTGGTCGACGGCACCGTCCGCAAGCTCGACCTGATCGACGCCATGGTCGACGCCTCCAACGAGAACGTCTCGGACGAGGACATCCTGCGCATCGAGGAGAACGCCTGTCCGACCTGCGGTTCGTGTTCGGGCATGTTCACCGCCAACTCGATGAACTGCCTCGCCGAGGCCATCGGTCTGGCCCTCCCCGGCAACGGCTCGGTCCTCGCCACGCACACCGCCCGCCGCGCCCTGTACGAGGACGCCGGCCGGACCGTCGTGGAGATCACCAAGCGCTACTACGAGCAGGACGACGCCTCCGTCCTGCCCCGCAACATCGCCACCCGCCAGGCCTTCGAGAACGCCATGGCCCTCGACATCGCCATGGGCGGCTCCACGAACACGATCCTGCACCTCCTCGCCGCCGCCCAGGAGGCCGGCCTGGACTACGACCTCACCGACATCGACGAGGTCTCGCGCCGAGTCCCGTGCCTGGCCAAGGTCGCGCCGAACGTGGCGCCCGGCGGTACGTACTACATGGAGGACGTCCACCGCGCCGGCGGCATCCCCGCCATCCTGGGCGAACTGCACCGCGGCGGCCTCCTCAACAAGGACGTCACCACCGTCCACTCCGAGAACCTCGAAGACTGGCTCGCCACGTGGGACGCCCGCTCCGGCACGGCGTCCGAGGAGGCCATGGAGCTGTGGCACGCCGCCCCCGGCTGCAAGCGCTCCGCGACCGCCTTCTCCCAGTCCGAGCGGTGGGACAGCCTCGATCTGGACGCCGAGGGCGGCTGCATCCGCTCCGTCCAGCACGCCTACTCCAAGGACGGCGGCCTGGCCGTCCTGCGCGGCAACCTCGCCGCCGACGGGTGCGTGGTCAAGACCGCCGGCGTCGACGAGTCGATCTGGACCTTCGAGGGTCCGGCCGTGGTCTGCGAGTCGCAGGACGAGGCCGTCGACAAGATCCTGCGCAAGGAGATCGAGCCGGGCGACGTCGTCGTCATCCGCTACGAGGGCCCGCGCGGCGGCCCCGGCATGCAGGAGATGCTCTACCCCACCTCCTTCCTCAAGGGCCGCGGCCTCGGAAAGGTCTGCGCGCTGGTCACCGACGGCCGCTTCTCGGGCGGCACTTCCGGCCTGTCCATCGGCCACGCCTCCCCGGAGGCGGCCTCGGGCGGCACCATCGCCCTGGTCGAGGACGGTGACCGGATCCGCATCGACATCCCGAACCGCTCGATCGAGCTGCTGGTCTCCGACGAGGAGCTGGCGGCCCGCCGCGAGGCCCTCGGCGGGGTCTACGCCCCGAAGGACCGCGAGCGCAAGGTGTCCGCCGCGCTGCGCGCCTACGCCGCGATGGCCACCAGCGCCGACAAGGGCGCGGTCCGCGACGTGTCCCGCCTGGGCTGA